From the genome of Gemmatimonadota bacterium:
AGCAGGCCGAGGCGCTGGGCGTCAACGTCTTCCCGGGCTTTCCCGCGGACGCGCTGCTGGTGGACGGCGACGCCGTGCGCGGTGTGCGCACCACGCCTTCCGGTCTCGGTCGGGACGGGCAGCCCGGCAACGGCTACGAGCCCGCCGGCGACATCCTGGGCCGTGTCGTCGTGTTGGCCGAAGGCACCCGCGGCACGCTGACGCAGGCGTGGCAGCAGTGGCAGAAGGTCACGTCGCCCAATCCGCAGATCTACGCGCTCGGGGTCAAGGAGCTCTGGGAAACCAAGAAGCCGCTCGACCAGATCATCCACACGATGGGCTGGCCGCTCCCCAACGACGCGTTCGGCGGCAGCTTCATGTATCCGCTGGAAGACAACCTGGTGGCGCTCGGTCTGGTGGTGGGGCTGGACTACCACGACGCCACGCTGGACGTGCACGCCCTGCTCCAGCGCCTGAAGCTCCATCCGCTCTTCCGACCCTATCTGGAAGGCGGGGAGATGGTGGAGTGGGGGGCCAAGACCATCCCGGAAGGCGGCTTCCTCTCCTGGGCCCGGCGCCGGCACGGCGCCGGTCTGGTGGTGGTCGGCGATTCCGCGGGCTACGTGGACGTGCCGTCGCTCAAGGGCATCCACTACGCGGTGCACTCCGGGATGCTGGCCGCGCGCACCATCTTCGCCGCGATCCAGAAGGACGACGTGTCCGAAGCGGGGCTGGCCGGCTATACGGCAGCGGTGGACTCCTCCTTCATCGCGCGCGATCTCGAGCGCACCCGCAACATGCGTCTGGCCTTCAAGGGCGGGTTCTACGCGGGCGGTGTGAAGGCAGGTCTGATGACCCTGACCGGCGGCCGCTTCCCGGGCGGGACGCTCACGGTGGACGAGGACGCGGCCGAGCCCAAACAGCTCACCGGTGCCGCTCCGGCCGCGCCCGCGCCGGACGGGAAGCTCACCTTCTCCAAGGTGGACGCGGTCTACAAGTCCGGGAACCAGACCCGGGACGACATCCCCTCCCACCTGGTGGTGGGGCAGGACATCTCCGCCGAGATGGCCACCCTGTACGAGCATCTCTGCCCGGCGGGGGTCTACGAGCAGAAGGACGGCACGCTGGTGGTCAACGCCCCCAACTGCGTGGACTGCAAGGCCACCGACGTGTTGGGGCCGCGCTGGACGCCGCGCGAGGGCGGGAGCGGACCGGCCTACCGGCGGATGTAGCGGGCGGGTCTCACCCGCCGCCGAAGTCCGAGCTCGCGACCGTCACGTGGTAGACGGTCTGCTGGCGCTCGTGGATCACGAGCGCCAGACCTTCGTCCTGCAGCTCGTTCAGCACGTCGGTGAGGATGGCGCCCAGCTCCCGCGACTTGCGGCCCGAGACGGACTCGAAGGCCAGATCGTGGAAGCGGTGCACGTGATCGGCGAACGGCGCGGAGAGACCCGCGAGCAGCGCGTGCGGGGGCGCGGCCGGCGGATTGAACGCGGCGTACGAGATGTCGACCGTCGTGCCGAACTCGTGCGAGCTCACGCCGGTGGCCGCGTTGGTGTTCACACGAGCCAGACGTCGCTGATGCTCCGTGGTGCGCAGCGCGCTCGTGACCTCGATGCGGAACGGCGCGACCCCCAGGGAATCGAGCCGCGCCTGGAAGCGCCGACCCAGCTCGCTGAGCAGCCCCTCCATCTCGGGCACCGCGTAGGCCGGTTGGGTGCCCCGGCGCACGATCCAGTGCTCGGTGCTGTCCGGGAGTTGGATCAGGCGACCCTCGGCATACAGCGAATCCCTCATCGAGTCCGAACCGACCCGCACGCCCAGCGCGCGGGCCCGCGCCACGTGCGCGGCGTTGCGGTGGACCCGCAGGCGCGCTTCGGCCCCGGGTGGAGCCACCGGGAGCGGGCGCAGGATCCGTTCGGAGCGACGGGCGCTGGCCTCCGCGCTGCGCAGCGCCGTGCTCATGGCGCGGCTCAGCTCCTCGGTCACCTCGGCCCGCGCCGCCGCCGCGGCTTCCTCGCGCTGCGTCTCCACCCACCCGCAGGCGGTGAGAGGGAGAGTCAGCGTCAGGAGGAGAACACGCATGGCGGCACCGTTCGACGTGGGCTTCGCGTGAAGGATGTTCGACCAGGCGGGGGGTCCCTGTCCAGTCGCGAGCCCGCGGCGTGAGGCCGCGATCCCCGTGGGACCGTACGCGGCGGGCGTCAGCCCCGGTCGACGAGGAACGCGCGGCTGCGCCACTCCAGGGAGGCCAGCAGACCCACGAAGACGGCCTCGCCGATCAGGTGGATCAGCCCGAATACGCTGGCGCGGTCGGCGAATGCGAATGCCAGGGCCAGACAGACCGGCACCCAGGCGAGGTTGGCGGCGACGAGCAGCCTGAGGAGGCGCAGGGGTCTCCGCGGCCGGACGGCCAGCGAGAACGAGAACGAGGCGTAGATCAGGTTGACCGCGCCCGTGAAGAGGAGCAGCCCGCGGGGCAGGCCTTCGAAGGCGCTGAGCGGTCCGGAGGCCAGCAGCACCAGCGTTCCTACGAGCGCGGCGGCGCCGCAATCCACCCAGAGCAGCTTCCGAAGGATGTGCGGCGGCAGCCCGAGCGGGGTACGCGCGCTCAGGGAACGGTCACCGTGCGTCGCCAGACGTCGTACTGGCGCCGCAGCTCGATCAGGGGATTCTCGGCAAAGCGCTCCGTGGCCACGGACAGCGCCAGCCAGGGCGCGTTCTCCGTGCCCGCGTCGGTCTCTCCGATATTCTCCGTGGCGTACGGTGCGTCCCCGCCGCGCGCCACCAGGATGGCGGCCATGGCCGCGGTCTGGCGGATGGTGTCGTCGTTGCAGCGCACGTCACCGCCGGCCGCCGAGCCCGCCTCCAGCGCGCGCATCAGCCGGTCCGGGAGGAGGTTGAAGCCGGCGGGGTCGTTCCAGCGATAGGCATCGAGCGGTCGCCGCACCACCTCCTCGCTCTCGAGCGTGTTGCCTTGCGAGCTGACGCCATGGCTGGCGTCGGCCATCACCCCGGCATAGCGCACGGAGCCGTCGTCCTCGGTGCGCGTACCCTGCCGGAGCGGTGTCGTATAGCCGGCCACGTGCACCAGGCCGTCGTGCATGGTGACCACACCGTACTGCCGCCGCTCCAACTCGTCGTCCCAGGCGGGGTCGGTCACACGCAGGATGATCTGCTCCGCCGTCAGGCCTTCCTGGATCAGCCGGAAGACCTGGTTGCGGTTGTCCACGTCGAAGCCCGCCTGGGTGGCGGCGGCGCCCTTGCCGGGCACCAGGGCCGCGACGGCGTCCCCGTGGGTGGGGACGCAGGAAGCCACGGCGACGCCGACGTCCCCGGTGGCGGGATCGACGCCCACGACCGACCACGTCGTCATCTCGAGCTCGGAGGGAGGTTCCGGGGCGATGGCGCATCCCGCCAGGACGACGCTCGCCACGAGGCACAGCCGGGCTCCGGTCACGCGCATGTGGGACACTCCGCAGGGGTGGCCGATCGTTCGCAGCCAACGTAGGTGGGCGCGCGCCGGGCCGGCCAGCGCCTCCGCGTCCATCGCGGAGGTTGCCGCGGGCCGACGCCGCCCGCAGCATGGACTGGCCGATCGGCGGTTCCCCTGCACCGGAGCGCACCCGTGATCCCCCACCGACGCGTTGGCCGACGTTCCGCGATCTCTGCGCTCCGATGCGGCGCATCGGGCACGGGGACCGCGCTGCTCCTCGCAGCCTGCACCGTCACCGATCCGGCGGCGGGCGGACCCCGCGACGCCCGCGTGGACGCCGTCTTCGCGGACATCGGGGCGGATGCGCCGGGCGCGGCCGTTCTGGTCCGCCAGGGGGGCGCCGTGGTCCACCGGGCTGGCTATGGCACGGCGCACATGGACCACGCCATCCCCATCACACCCGCCACGGTCTTCGACATCGCCTCCATCTCCAAGCAGTTCGGGGCCATGACGGCACTGCTGCTGGCGGCGGACGGAACGCTCGACCTGGACGCGGACGTGCGCACCTGGGTGCCGGAGCTGCCGGACTTCGGCCGCACCATCACCCCGCGACACCTGCTGCACCACACGTCCGGCATCCGCGACTGGCCCCACACGATGGGTCTGGGCGGCGTGGAGATGAGCGACGTCATCTCCTACGAGAAGATCCTGCGCATGCTGTTCCACCAGCAGGCGCTCAACTTCGATCCGGGCGCCGAGTACGCCTACTCCAACACCGGCTACAACCTGCTGGCCCTGACGCTCGAGCGCGCGTCCGGCATGTCGTTCCGTGCGCTCACCGAGGCACGCATCTTCGCTCCCCTGGGGATGACCCATACGCACTTCTCCGACAACACCA
Proteins encoded in this window:
- a CDS encoding electron-transfer flavoprotein:ubiquinone oxidoreductase, encoding MADSRTKRLIPASAQPPLDLSRLILTDEPDTEAVPLDVTIVGGGPAGLATAIELARLAKGAGLELEIGVLEKAGGLGEHTLSGAVVNPGPFRELFPDVPLEDLPFRRPVGKEGVYLLRESGSTRLPTPPTMKNHGNWIASISEICRWMGEQAEALGVNVFPGFPADALLVDGDAVRGVRTTPSGLGRDGQPGNGYEPAGDILGRVVVLAEGTRGTLTQAWQQWQKVTSPNPQIYALGVKELWETKKPLDQIIHTMGWPLPNDAFGGSFMYPLEDNLVALGLVVGLDYHDATLDVHALLQRLKLHPLFRPYLEGGEMVEWGAKTIPEGGFLSWARRRHGAGLVVVGDSAGYVDVPSLKGIHYAVHSGMLAARTIFAAIQKDDVSEAGLAGYTAAVDSSFIARDLERTRNMRLAFKGGFYAGGVKAGLMTLTGGRFPGGTLTVDEDAAEPKQLTGAAPAAPAPDGKLTFSKVDAVYKSGNQTRDDIPSHLVVGQDISAEMATLYEHLCPAGVYEQKDGTLVVNAPNCVDCKATDVLGPRWTPREGGSGPAYRRM
- a CDS encoding DUF5715 family protein, producing MRVLLLTLTLPLTACGWVETQREEAAAAARAEVTEELSRAMSTALRSAEASARRSERILRPLPVAPPGAEARLRVHRNAAHVARARALGVRVGSDSMRDSLYAEGRLIQLPDSTEHWIVRRGTQPAYAVPEMEGLLSELGRRFQARLDSLGVAPFRIEVTSALRTTEHQRRLARVNTNAATGVSSHEFGTTVDISYAAFNPPAAPPHALLAGLSAPFADHVHRFHDLAFESVSGRKSRELGAILTDVLNELQDEGLALVIHERQQTVYHVTVASSDFGGG
- a CDS encoding DUF1028 domain-containing protein — encoded protein: MRVTGARLCLVASVVLAGCAIAPEPPSELEMTTWSVVGVDPATGDVGVAVASCVPTHGDAVAALVPGKGAAATQAGFDVDNRNQVFRLIQEGLTAEQIILRVTDPAWDDELERRQYGVVTMHDGLVHVAGYTTPLRQGTRTEDDGSVRYAGVMADASHGVSSQGNTLESEEVVRRPLDAYRWNDPAGFNLLPDRLMRALEAGSAAGGDVRCNDDTIRQTAAMAAILVARGGDAPYATENIGETDAGTENAPWLALSVATERFAENPLIELRRQYDVWRRTVTVP